The sequence ATATGTTTTGGCGCGACCAACCTGCCATGCTGGCAGTTCAGCTGACCTGGCAAGGCTGAATCGCGCTATATGCTTTGGCGTGACTCTTCAGCGAGTCGTGTCGTGCGGTGTGGCGCGACTCTTCAGGGAGTCGGGAGTCGCGccgtgcggcgtggcgcgactcaACTTAATAAACGAtcacctcttcttcctcctttgttTGTTCCCCCGCCCCTACCACCCGACTTGATCTCCATGGCACCGCCCTCTCCCTCtaaatccactctatcctccacCCGATTCGAAGGGGAAACGAAGGTAAATCAATTCTTGTAGGTAACTCCTCCATTTTAACTAATTGGTTTTCCTCCATTTCATGGATTTTCTAGAATTTCAGTTGGTTGAGGTTATTATGGCGATCGCGCTTGCATTTTCTTTGGTAACTCTTGTTTTATAGATGAAGTAAAACACTAATTCCAATTAAAACAGGTTATCAATTGAAACTATTGGCTCTATTTTGTTGCGAAAGTAATCTCTTAGCGAAATCTATGTTGCATTGCAATGGAGATCTATTTCATGTCCGTTGTGCAGCTCATGTCCTTAATCTTATTGTAAAAAATTGTTTGGAAGTGATTGATGGAGTAATCAATGTAAAATTACGGAGGGAAGAAACAGAAGAGATAGAAGAGATAGAAGAGGTGATCGTTTATTAAGTTGAGTCACGCCACGCTGCACGAAGCGACTCTCTGAAGAGTCGCGCCACGCTGAACGGCTTGACTCCGGGAGTCGTGCCACGCTGGATGGCGCCACGCCGCACGGCACGACTCGCTAAAGAGTCACGCCAAAGTATGTGGCGCGACTCAATCTTGTTAGGTCAGCTGCCAGCATGGCAGGTTGgtcgcgccaaagcatgtgATGCGACCCTTTAGGGAGTCGTGCCACGAGTTTTGGCGTGACCAAAAAGACtagtgtaacgtcccgcctccccgaggtcgGGTTCGCTTTACATCTGGCTGctctctaggacatagactactctcacagaccaacacaagttttttctgcacactttgttctactcgtgcgcacccgggaagaattttccggtcggtcacccatccctaaaTTGCTCCGTGCCAAGCACGTTTAACCTTGGAGTTCTTTAGAGATTGACTTTTGCAATTTATttgtatgagtatcctattaatcctattaagccgtGGGCCGAGGTGTCACATACTCACCCTCTTAAGAGACCGACATCCTCGttggtcaatcccaagccagaaACTttctctcttggccacgtcccgtacgtccagtgcaaCCAGctcatgtgccacgtccgtcggtccctgtgccacgtccaTGCGTCCAGTGTCAACGGCGcttcccagatgcccgcgcactgacccgccacgtgcccgtgcacatgccggtggAATCTGCACCCCCACGTGTCCGTGCTCATACCTCCGCACTTACGCCCATTTGTACCcatgaaaccgcgagagtcggctctgataccattctgtaacgttccgcctccccgaggcttggccacgtcccgtacgtccagtgcaaCCAGctcatgtgccacgtccgtcggtccctgtgccacgtccaTGCGTCCAGTGTCAACGGCGCTTCCCAGATGctgcgcactgacccgccacgcgcccgtgcacatgccggtggAATCTGCACCCCCACGTGTCCGTGCTCATACCTCCGCACTTACGCCCATTCGTACCcatgaaaccgcgagagtcggctctgataccattatGTAACgttccgcctccccgaggctgGGTCCGCTTACATCTGACTGctctctaggacatagactaccatcacagaccaacacaagtcttttctgcacactttatcCTCACTCGTGTAAACCCGGGAAGAATTTCTCGGTCGGTCACCAATTcccaaattgctccgggccaagcacgcttaacctcagagttcgtttgagatcggcttccggaaaagaagttgcaacttgtttatatgagtatcctattaatcatATTAAGCCGTGGGCTGGGGTGTCACAACTAGTTCTTGAAAATTTAAATAAGCTattattaaaattttaaattaaaaaagatTAACATTAAAAAATTACTGTTCATAGCACAAAACAAGCGAACGGGGAGTCTCGTCAATTCGTTGGAGTTCGCACCAATTTCAACAGTGAACTGCAAGTTGAATAATTTCTTCTGAAAGATAACACAACGCAATAATAGCCCATGGCCTCACACACGGCCCAGACGGTGGCTTGGCCCAGCTCAAATCAGCCGCCCACCGGCGGCCACCGACCTGCGTTCTGCCTTCCTTTCGGACCTCCACCTCGGCCCCTAAAACCCTAGCGCTAAACCACAGCCGAAACCAATGGCTCTCCTCGCCTGAGCGCGCGCCCgccacgccggccgccccgTTGGCCATGGCGctccagctccgccgcctcctcccgcacGGCTacccccaccgccaccgcgccgtCACCCACGCgttcttgccgccgccgctccccacaATGGTAAGCGACTCCGACCCCGCCGATTAATTCATTAAAAGCTCGCGTTTATGTGGCGCCTAGTGCTCTGGCGTTGGGGGTGAGGCGTGCACGCCACCTGTTCGTTGTACTACCCGTGAGGCGCAGACGAAGCTTTCcgtcttttttcctttttattatGGGGGGTAGCTCTGTCAAGCTGCAAATCTGCAGGGAACTGTCACCGTGTGTACAGATGGAAATCTCTGTTGCACAGCCAAACGTGCAAAATCCTGGCAGGGAAGAAATAGAGATGTGGCGCAACTGTTTCAGTCaccaaattttcttttgtttgcatCAATTCATTGTACGGGATTAAATCAACCAAGAACACTGCTGAAGATGGGAGAGAATTATATTTCAATAGCTCCACAGTGTTATACTTTGTTTATAGTGTTTAATTTGGGCTTTACTTGCTTAAAACAATGACACATTGCTTCAAAAAGTTTGGGCTTTGCTTGTTCCTTATGTGTTATCTATTTGTTGCCTTTACAGTTTCAGTTCGGGACATTTCAGAGATATTCTTCCAACCCTTGGCCCTTTTCGCCTTTCCGTCCTTGTGAAATGTGCGGGGTTGCATTCAGAGGCAATTCAGCAAGGCAAATGTCTTCAAGAAATAGTTCCGGGGTTGCCCTACGGCCCAAAAGTAGTGCCTTTTTTACTACTGGGCTTCTTGGCAAGCATAGTTCCATATGTTTCAGAGCCACAAACAACTGTGGAATTGCTTTAAAGGCTAATAATATTGGTAATTCACGACCATTCTCAACTGCATTGAGTAAAAAGCTAAGGTTCCTCGTTAAAAATAAGAGTTCACTCGGAAACCTAAAAATGAGAAGGGAAGATGGAAGTGTTGCACATAGTTTGTTTCACAGATCTGAGAAACGACAAAGCACATTAGCTGCATGTAGTACCGTTACTGACGAGGCTTCAGCATCTACTAGTAATAGCAGCAAGAGTGTTACCGATGCTAAGACTGGCCCTGCCAAGAGGAAGAGTTCTAGAGGAAGCAAAAAGGAAGTTGATGGAGATATGAATGAAAAGAAAGTACCtaccaagaagaagaggatatTTAGTAGAACCCGTAAAGCTGCAACAAAAACAACTGGGAGTATTAGTGAGAACCAAGAAGACAAGAAGGCTGATGATTCTAAATCCAAAAAAGGTGCTGATAGTTCTAAAGATAAAAAAGTGAATAATAGGTCAAAATCAAAAGCAAAGGTTTCTACTGCTTCTACTGTGCCTGCTGAAGCTAAGATTTGCATGAAAACCTCTAATGGTGGTTCTCATAATGAGACAAAGCCACTTGTGCCACTGTATCCTCCCACAACCAAATCAGTTGTGGTTGTTGAATCAGCCACGAAAGCAAAAGTTATCCAGAATTATCTTGGGGACATGTATGAAGTGTTACCAAGCTATGGTCACGTGAGAGATTTAGCAGGCAGATCAAAATCCGTCCGTCCTGATGATGACTTCAGCATGGTCTGGGAGGTACCTGCTGCTGCCTGGACACACCTTAAGAGCATTAAAGTAGCACTGAAAGGGTATGTTTCTTAAAGTATGTAGTATGGAACTATGGATGCATTTTCACATGTTTTCTGCTTACATATACATAAAACATACATACTCTTTGGTTATTTGATATTCACTCCCTCTGTCTAAACACTGCCACATTTTTCTCTCAAAGATTTATACACATTAGTTGCTGTGTTTCCAATTATAGGGAGTTAGAGACAAAAACAAAATCACATAGGCCTTTCATAGAAGTTTGCTGTAGTGCTTGATAGGTTTGCTGTAGTGCTTGATAAGTTCTGGTTCGCATGGATGGTTGTCTCGAAAATCATTTATTGTATTCAACTCCTCATTTTCATGACTCCAAAGTCCAATCCTCATATTTCTGCATTTATTGGACTTTGGAGTCATGAAAATGAGGAGTTGAATACAATAACTGACAATTGACCGACAAAGAATAACCTTTGGCATTGTGTAGTTcttaggccatgtttggtttttTAAGTCATAAGTCCCGTCACATCGCATGTTTACACACTAATTAGGAGCACTAAATATAGACTTATTACAAATCTGATTTCATAAGTCGTGacttaatcacgagacgaatctattaagcctaattggtccataatttgaccactaattgctacagtaaccatccactaatcgtgcattaattatacttaatagattcgtctagagccctaattgcaacttatgtaattagttttatattaagttggCATCCAAACATTCGAATTGACatccgaacattcgatgtgtCAGCTACTTAAAAAACCAAACGAGGCCTTAACTTACTGAATTAGAGTTACTGTTTTTTAAAAGTATCATTTATAACACTGTCGGCCTAGACCTTGCAGGACATATACTAGATTTGCAAAGTACAAATGTCGTATATATTTGTGTTCATGTGCTTATTTTTATGTTTTTGTATGTAAGTATCACTATAGCGTTCGAGAAAAAAGTATCACCATAGCCAGTTGAGTTTGCTGACATTATTCTTGTTATTGGAGTATCACTATCGTTAGTTGCGTATGTTGATAGTATATACTTGAGTGTTACTTATTGGTTTGATGTTTTCGTAACTTTGGTAGATGTCGTGAAAGTAAATCACATTCTGTATGCTTTAATAATGATCTGTTGTTGCCCATATGTAAAAATTTTCTGTGATGGTGGTTCATCTAGTTCTGTTTGTTTTAAATCTTTTACTTATATTTTTCATTAAGATGGTATAAAAATTGGCATCAGCTGTAGCTTTAACTGTATCCTGAACATATCTTTTTCCCACCTCGACTATGTTATTTGATCCCTTTTCCTTAAGACTGGACTTCTGCTTGTAGTATGAAAGCTAAATGTTTCTGCACACATATTATTGATTTGATTTTACCCCTTGAGTTGTGAGTCAATAATGggtaattgatttttttttaccgatGCCCTTCTCTTTTCTTCAGAGCAGAAAATTTAATTCTTGCATCTGATCCTGATCGTGAAGGTGAAGCGATTGCTTGGCACATCAAAGAAATGCTTGAACAGCAAGGTGCATTGGGCTGCGATGtgactgttgcaagagttgcttTCCATGAAATAACTGAGGATGCGATAAAAAAGGCTTTAATGTCCCCGAGATATATTGACATGGACTTAGTTAATGCTTATCTTGCACGACGTTCTCTTGATTATCTGATAGGGTTTGGCATATCGCCACTTCTGTGGAGGAAGTTACCTGGTTGCCCGTCAGCTGGACGGGTCCAATCTGCAGCTTTGGCCCTTGTATGTGATCGGGAAGCTGAAATAGAACAGTTTAAGCCACAAGAGTATTGGACAGTACAAACAGACTTCAAAACCCAATTTGCAGATCCTTCGCTAGGCACATTCATCCCATCCCTTATAAAGCTTCTGAATTCAAAAAAGTTGGATCAACTTTCCATATGTTCTCAAGAAGAAGCGCGAGCTATAGAAAAGAGGATTCATTCTTCTCAGTTTGAAGTTATAGGTGTTAAAAGAAGTAAAATTCAAAAGAATCCTCCGATGCCATATATTACATCCAGCCTTCAGCAGGATGCAGCAAACAAACTACATTTTACTGCAGGGCATACCATGAAGGTTGTTTCTGCTAGACTCATTATATAATGCATTTATGTTTTAATCAGTTGGCTAACACAACTCATTTTATGACTGCAGGTTGCCCAAAAGCTTTATGAGGGTGTCAACCTTTCATCGGAAGAAGCGACTGGGTTGATAACATATATGAGAACTGATGGTTTCCACGTAAGTAACACCCAacattttcatgactcaactaGTTTTACGTTGTTTGTTGGGGGTGTATGGTCCACAGGTCTTTGTTCCCTCTGAAAATTTCAAATTGATCATGCACTTTGGTCATTGTCTAAAGTTGGTGCACTTACTTCAAATTGTTTAAAACTATGCTGCAGCATTCGGGTGCATGCATAAGCCTTCTGATTAAACCAGTGGGTAGGAAGCTGGCAGTAGAAACTTTAAATTATGCATTCAATTGAACAAAACTGCACTTCTTTTGCATGATTACTGCATAACCACACATTTGTTGGCACTTTGTTGAGGTGTTATTAATATGTTTCAAATAATTTAAGCCTGCAAAGTAGATGGTTTAGGAGTTCGTAGTCAAAGCTAGACTGCTTAAAGAGTTCATGTTACTAGTATGCACCTTTTCTAATATCTTATGATAGATATACCGGTCAAATTTGTGTTATGGAGATTGGAGAAAATGCCACTTATCTGTGACTGAAGGGAGTAAAAGATGATAACTATACTGAAACTTTAATTCACTAAAATTCTTTTATGAAAACATTTCATGACTGGCATGCCAAATTAATTGAAGTTAGATAACTTAAGTCTAAATGTATGATGCAATGATAAATGACGGACGCCTCTGGCTATCCTTTGCTGTGAGAATTTCCAGAAATTTGTCAACAAGATATTATTGAGGATCCAATATACTTGATGTTTATTTGTTTAACTAGCATATTGACTTATTTGTTCTCCTTTTACCCTTGAAGATTTCTGATGGAGCTGCAGAAGACATCCGTTCATTAGTCAAGGAAAGGTGCACAATTTTCTCTCTGAATTAGCTGCTAAGTCTCTTTCTAATTTTATAATGGCGCAAATTTCTCTTGTTTCATTTTAACTTGTAATCAGTGCTTAATCCAATAATTTGGTTTAGTTCCTATGGGGTTTAGTTATATACTAGTGGAAATTTTCAGACCCACTGATAGTTATTCAAAACTTATTAGATTAACCTACAACTGTTAGACACATTATTCAAAAAATAGCTGAGTAATGTTAAATTAAATTGGTCTGCACTCTTTGACAACATGGTAAGAGGGTTCAAGTTGTTTGTCGATTCATCTCAAGTTGTTGATTGATGGTATTGCATTCTAGTTTGATATGCACTTGATGTAATGACGTGTATCTGGGTATGGTTTCTGGCTAGCATTCTTCTTGTTAATTAGAATTTTCTTCAGATATGGTGAGGAGTATGCTGCAAAGGATATCAGGAAGTATTTAAAGAAGGTGAAAAATGCTCAAGAAGCCCATGAAGCCATTAGGCCCACCAGTATAAGGCGGTTGCCATGTAATGAGTTACTTGTGTTTTTGTTGATTTATTGCATTTTCTCAACGACAGCTGCTAACCCTCTCCTAGCAAATGATTTTGCGTAAGTTTTGCTACATGCATATTGCCCCCATGGAGGTTATAATTCTATTATCTCATTTTCGAGAATCATCAGCAAAATGTTGCTAGTACTGTACAGAATATGCTATGGATTGGTTAGTTTCTTGAGATCCATATTTCATAACGAGCAATATGTTGTACAATTCGTGCCTTGTGATTCTGCCTCATTCACTGCTTTTATTATTTTGCAGAGATTCAAGCAACACTTCTTTGAATACTGCACTTAAGAATATGTTTGCATTATTGACGATACTGTGTTTTGCGATCTGTAGTGAGCATGCTCTATAAATGACCATTTCCACTAGATAATGACAATTTCTGTGGTCCAATCAGGATCTTCTATTGGATTGCACGAGCACCTTACATATGtgtagttttttttagaaaaaaatatttctaaagTGATATGACTCATTATTGTGTCTGGTTTTTTAATATATGGTTGCAACACtatctcttgtagcatctttgGTTGGAGTACTTGATGATGATTCTCTAAAACTGTACACTCTAATATGGAAAAGGACATTGGCTTGCCAAATGGAAGCTTCCAGAACTGATCTGGTTGGTTATTCTTGCTCTTCATTTTTCCATATGGTTGATTTTTGTTCTTTATGATGGTTATAAGTTATATTGTAAATAATGTTCTATTGGTTAAGGAAACCTTAATAAGTTGAAACATACGAGAAATTTGCAGCAGCTAGCAAGTGCTTCAAACCGAGGaaacatttttcattttttaggtTGTTTAACCCTTTTTCTTCTCTTAGGTTGTGGTAGATTAGCGAGGCTCCTCTGTATATCATGTTGCCTAATTTCCAATATCATCAGCATTAGGCTGTTCGTTGAACTTGACGTATACAATTCAGTGTGGTATTAAAGCTGACTACTCAAGGGGTCCTACTGGCGCATTGATAAGATCATAAGAAAAGCAATTGCAGCCCAGTATGTGTCCTTCTCAAAGCCCTAGAGGAGGCTACACGCTGAAGGTTTCACCCTGAGCTTTTGGCTAACTGGATGGTTTGTGAAACTTATTTAGCCATGTTTCTTTGGATAGTTTATATGTTTTGTGCATAGCTCAGGAACATAATTTCAGCTGTTGTCTTCAATAAAAACATTTGCTTAAACACATATGGTGTTAGTAGATAGTAAATGTAGCATCATCATTCCCTAGCATGGAAAACATGTTAAAATTCTCTGTACTTCATTTTTCtgtaaatttcaaaaaaaaaaatgttccatCAAATACATGCTTGCTCTTTAGATTCAAGTGGATATTGGAACTCCTGAAGGTGACATGAGTTTTCATTCATCTGGATCTAGACTGGACTTCAAAGGATACCAAGCTGTCTATGAGGTACGTTCAAaaattataattattttataCTTGCTTCTTAAATTGTCTATGGATTTTAGATTAGATATCCTCTATAGTTCAGTTATCTTTGCACAGTCCTTCCATTGTTGTACTCGAGTTTCTTAAGAAAATACGTTGGTTGGCTCCTAAGGTGGCCTTCCAACCTTAATTTGTGCTACTTCATTCGGCCTATGAATGCCTGATGCCATTTTTGATCTGTTGACATATCATTGAGAAAGTTTGATGGTTCAGCTGTTCAGGGGCCAATTACTATTTTCTGGTATAGCTTTTATCATCTATATATCTTCATTTACTTGCTATTTATTTCGGGGTACAAGTTCAATCGGTCAGATACTATCTGCCTGATCTGCTGCTAGTTTTGCCCAGGCATTTATATGATATGGAAAGTCATATTATCTGATTCTGATTGGATGTGGAGATCACTATGTCTAGGCCAATGTGACATTGGATATTAGACTAGCCcatccatttttctttctttctttctgatttttcttttgttataaGGGTTAGGAAATGAGATTATGTGATTCTCTTTTTCGATATTTGAAACAATACTACCTCTATCTTTCAAAGAACACTTCTTCGCTAAGAATCAAAGTTTTCATTATTGGAGAACTGTGTACCCAGAGGGGTGGTTCATGTTTGCTTGCAATTTGGATGGCGTCAAGATTTTGTTCTTTCTTTAAAAGAACAGTTGCTTTTTGTAGTTTAAAATCTGGTTCCAGCACTCAAGGAAAAGACTTTGTAAAAGGGAATAGTGCGTGCTTAATGGTATGAACCAGCCTTGTTTTGAAGGGTTTCCTGCTAATTTGAGCTGGTTTTCCATGATGTGTTTAGGTTCTTGTAcaaagtaaaagaaaaaaaaaagagataagcACACATGCTCTAGAAAGCACTTTTTAGTCATTGGCATTCATATCATGAATTTGTGATGTATGATATGCACTATTGCAAATGTATCACCAGACATGGCCATTTATTTTTCTACACCCCTATTGGGTTGATGCTTTGTTTGATGAACTTATCTACCTGTAATTTATTCGCACTCTGGATCTGTATCAATACATTGTTTCTTAATGTGGGTTAAGACATGGAGACAAATTTCAGGTCACTTGATCGCCTTTGATGTGCACTAAATAAAATACATTGTCCATATCGAATTCTTGTGTGGTACATAATTTGTATTATCGCGTACCATCAAAGTTTCTTGTTGAATCCCTGTGTGAAGTTTACATTCTTTATCCTTAGGTTATTACCTTCTTAAACTCTTTCAAAATGTGTGAGTTTGTTCTGATTCATCAGTGTCTTTGTTTTTTTATGTTCTGGATTGAGCTCCTTTTGGTGCTGATGGGTAGGAGTAGGGGTGTAGGACTTGGCTTGATGTAAGCATGGTTATCAGTTGCACTTTATTAAGAAATGTGTGTCAACTTTTCAAACTTTGCTACTTATAGGACAGTGAGGCAAGTCCGTCCAGCGACAGCTCCGTGGGAGATGCTGTGCATGAGGGTAACTTTGATGCTTTGTCCAAATTAAAGGTTAGCAGCTGCTGAATTGTCGCTAGACTATTCCATTCCTTTACTTCTCAAAGCTACTGCAGATTATTGGCTACCATTCGACTATTCCAGTATGTTATTAACGCATCTCCTTTCTTCCAGGTTAAGGACTTGGTGTCTCCAGTAAATGTGCATCTTGAGCAACACTTTACTAAGCCACCATCACGTTATTCTGAGGGTGCATTGGTAAGCAATAACCTATTATGTTTCACTTTTCACTTGTTTACTTTGAGGATTGTCCATTTCTTGAATATAAAACAATGTTTCTTTTTATTGGGTTCTACTACTTCAGATTTTCATACTATGCCTTGTTAACTCCAGATTAAAAAGCTAGAAGAACTTGGAATTGGAAGGCCGTCTACTTATGCATCTATAATGAAAGTGTTACAGGTAACATAACTATATTTACCATGGTATTGGAAGCATATTTAGATATGCCTAAATTATATCTGATAACAATTCTTAATTTAGACATATTTTATTAACTGTGTTTACCATGGTATTGGAAGGATATTTAGGTATGCCTACATTATATCTGATAACTTTTCTTAATTTagacattttttatttttgtgcgGAATATTTCATCGATAATATGTAGCCAACACCAAATTTGGGCTGGGTGGCTCATGTAGCTGCCTTCAGAGTGTTGTACAATCATTGGCTTGGACTTTGTGCAAAGAAAGGGGTGAATATAGAATGACACATGATTTGTTGGTCTATTTCAAGAGGTAGTGAAGGGCTATCTTGCCTTCTTGCTCACAATGCTGTTCCTTCCTGGACAAATCAGAGGCTCTGTGTACATCTCTTTCAGCGAAGGCTTATGCATTGATGCCAAACTGATTGCAGTAGTACTTAATGAGCTCGAATCCTAATATATAGCTTACTTCCCTAACTTAAGAAAAATACCCTGATATCTTGAACTAATTGCACTGAGACATGCCCCAAGCTGATATCAACAATGGCTGCATGATTGCTTTTGCACCTGTAGGTGTGCTCTAGGAAAGACTACACACATATGCCACAAAACGTAGCACACGCCATGCTCTCATAGTCATGGTGTACTGTCAAGGGCACATGCCACTGTCACCCTTGACATTTGGGTTGCAGTTGAAGTTGAATGATGTTGGTCTGCATatcggtgtgtgtgtgtgtactgTGTAGAGTACTGAGCCTAGCTCAGTTGGTGGGATTTGTGGGTGTACTCTGCCACCACCAATGTTCGGGTCATCTTCAACTTGGGTGTCTATTTTATTTCTCTTATTACAATGCCACCTAGTTCGTGGAAGGTTGATTGAGTTCTTTTTTAGGGTATGCCGAATCGAGCATTGTTGTAAAAGGTGCTAGGTGCTAAGCGCTAGGCTGGGATTGCATCTAGTGTGTGATTTCTTTATAGGTGCACTAGACTGGAGATGCGTAGAGGCGTAGCGGGGTAGGAGGGTGGTGCTGTTGCCTAGTGTCAATGAACAGTGGTCAAGTTGGTAAGTATGTTGGTTAAGGACAAGGTTGATGTTGAGTTATGATAAGCACAGGCTTTTGGTTCCATTCATCATAGACTTATGGACTGGCAATCTGGTAGTAGAGCCCTTTTCAGTGATGATAGAAAGGGCAGATCCGAATTCTCCCTTTGCTAATACTATCCTCTTATCACATTCCCTTATGCTCTTCCTTTTCTACACCCTGATCACAACCAGTTTCTTCAAGCTAAAGTTTCAATAGGGCGTTTCCCTGGCATTAGGAGCTAATAGCACGACAGGACAAAGCATGAAAGCAATAAAAAAGGCACACTTATGTTTCCCCCAAATGATGTAGTGCAGCAAGATCACTTCTTTTTAGCAATGCCAAAAATATCACATTCAGAACTAGGGCACACTTCCTTTTAATTGGAATATTGGATCAAGCATGCTTTATAGATATTTGTTAGTACACATAAAAGCCTTTGAGTTTGCGTAGCAACAACATATGGGTGAAAAACAGTTGCAAAGTTTTAGAAATTTAATATGTACTTCTTAGTTCTTAATCCTCGTTCATTGTCATTAGCACTGACTTGTTCCACAAGGATAATATTTTTTACTTGTTTTGTTCAGGACCGGAAATATGTGACAATAAAAAGTCGAGTTCTGCACCCTGAATTCCGCGGTCGAATGGTTTGTTCTTTTTCCTTATTTCATGTCCTTCCTTTGGAATGATCCTCTATGATCAAAATATCTTTAGCTCTGCTATCATCTTAAATTTTAGTACATTTATTCAAAGACAGATAATACTCCTAGCTAAATGCTTGGTTTTGTACTAGAATAATCTCTTCTTCCCTTGTATATCTTTTTTTGTAATGTGTTTGACTCTTTCATGTCTCTTTTATTATTATTGCAAATGGATGCCTAGCTGGATTTGTTTGGTGGCCTCGGTAACACTCCTCAGATCCTGGGTTCAACTCCTGGTGGGAGCAAATATCAGACGGGCgttaaaaaaaaatccccttGCCTGCCTACATGCCAAAGCACATGGAAAATAGGTCCCGACCTGCTTTGTCCCGCTTTCACACGGGTTACGGTATGGGCAACGGCACCCTTATGTAAGGGTGGGGGAGGGGTTTGGGGATTTTCTTGGCCTCCGTGAGAGGTCTTCTCTTATTCAATgctcgggggttttcttggcctCTGTGAGAGGTCTTCTCTTATTCAATGCTTGGGGGTTTCTTCCCCCCGCaggccgagtttttttttcttgttattatTTGAATACAATACAAATTTTCTTCCAAAATATGTAAAGTTTACCTTTATCTCTAATGATCCCAGAGTGTATATTTTGTGGTTTTGCTAGCAAAATGACTGATTACAACTTGCCATTGCATTCTTGTACGTTTTGTGGTGTTTACATTTTCTGAAATCTCACAGATTTAAGGGTCTGGGGAATAGAACTTCTAGGCAGCCTTACAATTGCTTACAAATTCCCTTCCCTAGAACTCACGAGCTTTAGCACGAGGCACCTCCacccccctctcccttttccagCTCAATGCCATGTTTCCCAGATCAATGCCATTTATTATAGGCCTCATCATCTCAGCCCTGTTTC comes from Panicum virgatum strain AP13 chromosome 4K, P.virgatum_v5, whole genome shotgun sequence and encodes:
- the LOC120703391 gene encoding DNA topoisomerase 1-like isoform X2 — translated: MALQLRRLLPHGYPHRHRAVTHAFLPPPLPTMFQFGTFQRYSSNPWPFSPFRPCEMCGVAFRGNSARQMSSRNSSGVALRPKSSAFFTTGLLGKHSSICFRATNNCGIALKANNIGNSRPFSTALSKKLRFLVKNKSSLGNLKMRREDGSVAHSLFHRSEKRQSTLAACSTVTDEASASTSNSSKSVTDAKTGPAKRKSSRGSKKEVDGDMNEKKVPTKKKRIFSRTRKAATKTTGSISENQEDKKADDSKSKKGADSSKDKKVNNRSKSKAKVSTASTVPAEAKICMKTSNGGSHNETKPLVPLYPPTTKSVVVVESATKAKVIQNYLGDMYEVLPSYGHVRDLAGRSKSVRPDDDFSMVWEVPAAAWTHLKSIKVALKGAENLILASDPDREGEAIAWHIKEMLEQQGALGCDVTVARVAFHEITEDAIKKALMSPRYIDMDLVNAYLARRSLDYLIGFGISPLLWRKLPGCPSAGRVQSAALALVCDREAEIEQFKPQEYWTVQTDFKTQFADPSLGTFIPSLIKLLNSKKLDQLSICSQEEARAIEKRIHSSQFEVIGVKRSKIQKNPPMPYITSSLQQDAANKLHFTAGHTMKVAQKLYEGVNLSSEEATGLITYMRTDGFHISDGAAEDIRSLVKERYGEEYAAKDIRKYLKKVKNAQEAHEAIRPTSIRRLPSSLVGVLDDDSLKLYTLIWKRTLACQMEASRTDLIQVDIGTPEGDMSFHSSGSRLDFKGYQAVYEDSEASPSSDSSVGDAVHEGNFDALSKLKVKDLVSPVNVHLEQHFTKPPSRYSEGALIKKLEELGIGRPSTYASIMKVLQDRKYVTIKSRVLHPEFRGRMVSAFLLHHFSEVVDYSFTASMETELDNVSAGSTEWKGLLKDYWERFSKYCADASKLDGRKSSKIFVGDD
- the LOC120703391 gene encoding DNA topoisomerase 1-like isoform X1, whose protein sequence is MALQLRRLLPHGYPHRHRAVTHAFLPPPLPTMFQFGTFQRYSSNPWPFSPFRPCEMCGVAFRGNSARQMSSRNSSGVALRPKSSAFFTTGLLGKHSSICFRATNNCGIALKANNIGNSRPFSTALSKKLRFLVKNKSSLGNLKMRREDGSVAHSLFHRSEKRQSTLAACSTVTDEASASTSNSSKSVTDAKTGPAKRKSSRGSKKEVDGDMNEKKVPTKKKRIFSRTRKAATKTTGSISENQEDKKADDSKSKKGADSSKDKKVNNRSKSKAKVSTASTVPAEAKICMKTSNGGSHNETKPLVPLYPPTTKSVVVVESATKAKVIQNYLGDMYEVLPSYGHVRDLAGRSKSVRPDDDFSMVWEVPAAAWTHLKSIKVALKGAENLILASDPDREGEAIAWHIKEMLEQQGALGCDVTVARVAFHEITEDAIKKALMSPRYIDMDLVNAYLARRSLDYLIGFGISPLLWRKLPGCPSAGRVQSAALALVCDREAEIEQFKPQEYWTVQTDFKTQFADPSLGTFIPSLIKLLNSKKLDQLSICSQEEARAIEKRIHSSQFEVIGVKRSKIQKNPPMPYITSSLQQDAANKLHFTAGHTMKVAQKLYEGVNLSSEEATGLITYMRTDGFHISDGAAEDIRSLVKERYGEEYAAKDIRKYLKKVKNAQEAHEAIRPTSIRRLPSSLVGVLDDDSLKLYTLIWKRTLACQMEASRTDLIQVDIGTPEGDMSFHSSGSRLDFKGYQAVYEDSEASPSSDSSVGDAVHEGNFDALSKLKVKDLVSPVNVHLEQHFTKPPSRYSEGALIKKLEELGIGRPSTYASIMKVLQDRKYVTIKSRVLHPEFRGRMVSAFLLHHFSEVVDYSFTASMETELDNVSAGSTEWKGLLKDYWERFSKYCADASKLDGRKVERMFEEKFGPILFPNVDKDSRNCPSCSEGTLRFKVSRYGEGYFIGCDRHPKCKYIARSLSQQEDETEPIDEGPKSFEPRLLGVMPDSNEKVFLKQGPYGHYVQVGEDKKGLFPKRASLSEVKDTDTVTLEDAIELLQYPKILGKHPDDDQPVLITHSKVGYNIKHRRSLAAVPKNMDPKKITLERALKLLSGKSVRQIGRPKGKSKTKEPIEWH